Proteins encoded by one window of Pyxidicoccus trucidator:
- a CDS encoding non-ribosomal peptide synthetase/type I polyketide synthase — protein sequence MADQDLTTGGNDIAIIGMAGRFPGAADVQAFWRNLCEGVESIARLKPELLEASPLAPESVRSHPDFVPAASVLEEGESFDAGFFGVSPREAKWMDPQQRVFLECAWAALEDAAYDPERYAGKISLYAGAGPSLHTLSLLGQGQLDPASLFELMGTTGENLATKASFKLKLRGESLAVYTACSTGLVAVHMACQSLLLRQSDMAIAGAARLSLPQRSGYLFQDGMILSPDGHCRAFDAKAAGTVPGNGVTAVVLKPLEDALRDGDHVYAVIRGSALNNDGGLKVGYTAPSVEGQADVIGEALAYAGLEAGDIGYVEAHGTGTALGDPIEVAALTRAYRKQTDRKGYCGLGSVKTNIGHLDTAAGLAGLMKAALALHHEELPPSLNFERPNPAIDFANSPFFVVSERRPWPRGEVPRRAGVSSFGIGGTNAHAVLEEAPLPPPPAPSARPTQVVTLSARTATALAATARQLADWLEAASADVALADVAFTRNAGRRAFEHRRAVVAKDRAELLARLRAPGKPQVLEDVAAARERRVAFLLPGQGAQSVGMGRELYAAEPAFREALDACLTGLGSQLETAVRAVLLPAPGTEAAARETLADPRFALPALFSVEYALARLWESYGVKPYALLGHSFGEYTAACLAGVMPLEDALALVTARGRLMSRLPPGSMTAVGGAEEVVRPLLTGGLALAAVNGEERCVVSGPTPEVEAMERELVSRGVGVLRLPAVHAFHSVAVEPLMEELKRVVSGLRLSPPQVPYVSSVTGTWIRAEEATDPAYWARQMRAPVRFGDGLEALKADGCTVFLEVGPDQALTALARLGLRGHGGRAVASLPRAGAKAGEHAALSEALGALWEQGLDVRWQDVYAHEERRRLSLPTYPFERQHFGVELPKAVSAQVANTVPATALLVEEQRSAVPAAAVELPADKAGPRTDVERKVLDIWRERLGRADFGIHDDFLELGGNSLMAAQMLTRLREAFPVQLPLSDLFEAPTVAGVAARIQARLGTDGAEGTETALPPLVRIPRQGVLPLSVVQERVVALEQALPGNPALNMSMVLRMRGTLDVAVLERSLEAVTRRHESLRTSYPRVEGRTVLRVAPELKLPLTAEPVAGATPEAREAEWRRQVHAETARPLDIERGPVVRARLLRPEVDEHLLVVTVHHVVCDTWSLVVLGRELGALYGAFQQGQPSPLPELPVQYVDYAAWQRKALEVGAFASQMAAWRERLVSLPGALDLPVDRPRGDGPALSSLRRNVGFSRAMTGAVHALAQREGVTAYMVMLASWKALLARWAGRDDVVVGTPIGNRSRPELEPVMGYVAHAVPLRTDLSGDPSFRELLGRVRDVMLEAYAHPDVPYEHLVREVEPAKDTGRERVFDTLFVLHSRFEAHLDLPGLRMSVVEVHDGPAQFGGVLSSLSVSMGEGEDGFAGTLDYAEERFAPETMERLMAHWEALLSAAVADPDLRLSALPLEAGAARAATVPTVESPLLPAASQLEARAGKDAGAVVLSVGAQGVTWGELREKARRLAVELVARGVGPEVLVAVCLEPSVERVAALWAVLEAGGAYVLLSVPQLRELAALAPEGGAPPLLLTHERVQTSVTLDASRVLRVDTLLAEGTVPASPVRSPPVNVSAETMVCLESLVSPSGDRLRAVHTHRTVADLFRRLDAEGDTAGGAWLAVEEPHTPGSGLELLWALTRGLRVVLPPERARFNVLAAGNGLSRRGPDFSLSFFANDEDSLGGRKYRLLLEAAKFADANGFSAVWTPERHFHAFGGLYPRPAVVGAGVATVTERVGIRAGSVVLPLHDPVLVAEEWAVLDNLSDGRVGVSFASGWHANDFVFAPDRYARRKEVMLRGVQEVRTLWRGGSVLRKNGAGDEIEVSLRPRPVQKELPVWLTAAGSPETFRLAGEMGAYVLTNLMGQNLEDLAGKVALYREAWRQHGHAGRGHVSLMMHAYLGADPAEVRQRVRQPLLNYFRSSVDILAGFIASQGLKMDPRSLTPADVDTLLDHGVERYVEDGGLFGTPDSCGPVVEKVRGLDVDEVACLIDFGVEVEATLEGLRHLDTLRGRYSPEAGAPVPVPMLQEGPGAAEALLALVREAGVTHLHCTVAAAHALSALPEATEALRPVRRMWLEGATTDAAASLARAVSSEVLRRDAGLGLGAWLPLAGELHAPWEVVDTRGRPVPPGVVGELAVAGAGVPRGFWNAPGSSALRVLPASESGARRLATGRRARRRLDGSLELLGAVPAPSRRPKPPKVATVPAAKKPEGPPPIPRVPRDGPLPLSFAQQRLWYLDNLEPGNVAYNNAVMLIMSGALDRASLERALNEVVRRHEVLRTTFAMADSGSVQVILPSLEVPILPSVAEGASEDAVDAWAREEARRPFDLQTGPLIRARLMRVRDTEHVLLLVLHHIVSDGWSAGVMMHELARLYEAFIQGRPSPLPALPVQYADYSVWQQAWMHGPELKAEQDWWRDVLADVPVLRLPTDRPRSPVQTYPGARLPLTVPKKLAEALGAMGRREGATPFMVLMAAWQSLLHAHSGQEDFAVGTPVAGRNRPEVEPLIGCFINTIALRADLSGDPTFTELLGRVRRAALGGFAHQDVPFEKLVEALRVERDLSHTPIFQTMLTMHNTPAPELALADVRIRSRLAPTVATKVELTLDLVESREGLTGFIEYNTDLFDADTASRLGGHLLRLLEDVAVAPERRLSQLFVLSEAERERLLVTWNDTRTDFPDTATVHGLFQEQVERTPDALAVSMGDRRLTFRELDARANQLAHHLHGLGVRRGTLVGLCFHRSADMVVALWAVLKAGGVYVPIDPAWPASRVTFLLEDTGVPVLLTEEALADTLPVSAQYLLCLDTEWERTAGREPVTPPEPRATADDLAYLIYTSGSTGRPKGVMVEHRGVVNYLCWALRAYDIAGGGGSPVHSPLSFDLTVTSLIAPLVAGRPVVLVREEAGVEGLGEALRSGRDFSLVKLTPSHLKMLAQQLRPEEAAGRTRAFVIGGEALTAEDVAFWREHAPATRLINEYGPTETVVGCCVYTVDAADAARGPVAIGRPIANTRLYVLDAHLRLVPVGVPGELYIGGTGVTRGYWRRPELTAERFIPDAFSTEPGARLYRTGDRVRWLADGRLEYLGRTDFQVKVRGYRIELGEIEAVLRAHPLVGDAVAVVREDGPSGARLVAYVVPRDGEDSAAKPDVAALRAFLGERLPAYMVPATCVTLAALPRTRNGKVDVRAIPALERQALENQNAPPVAPRTEVEERLAALWREVLNVERVGIHDDFFELGGDSILSLQIVTRARAVGIELSPKQLFQHPTVARLAAVAGTRLAVQAEQGPVVGPVALTPIQRWFFELDVEAPQHWNMTLLLEVKMALDAALLERALAHVLEHHDALRLRFARAEDGWHQTSVAPGEPVTVERVDLSTVADDAWAAELEQQVEVLHQTLRLDGPLVKAALLDAGAGRPARLMLAVHHLVVDAVSWRILLEDLAAAYAQLATGTAVRLPPKTTSFQAWASGLETLARSEKLAAERTWWLERPWSEAARLPVDFADGVNTEATSRTVRVALDADETKALLHDVPKAWHTQPPDPLLTALAQALAKWTGRSAALVNVEGHGREEVLPGVDVSRTVGWFTRIFPALLDLRGAHSPGDALRRVKEGLRAVPSQGMGWGLLRYVARDASLAALPPAEVGFNHLGQVDGTVGAGAPFTLAPEGETLRQRAGSARRPHLLEVTSVVRDGRLEVTWSFSEALHRRETVVGVAEDFLARLKALVVASRAPEAGGHSPSDFPLAKVKQTQLDKLSARFGKKTR from the coding sequence ATGGCTGATCAAGACCTGACGACGGGCGGCAACGACATCGCGATCATCGGCATGGCCGGGCGCTTCCCAGGCGCCGCGGACGTCCAGGCTTTCTGGCGGAACCTGTGCGAGGGCGTGGAGTCCATCGCCCGCCTGAAGCCGGAGTTGCTGGAGGCCTCCCCGCTGGCGCCCGAGTCCGTGCGGAGCCATCCGGACTTCGTGCCCGCGGCGTCCGTGCTGGAGGAGGGCGAGTCCTTCGACGCCGGCTTCTTCGGCGTGTCGCCGCGCGAGGCGAAGTGGATGGACCCGCAGCAGCGGGTGTTCCTGGAGTGCGCGTGGGCTGCCCTGGAGGATGCCGCGTATGACCCGGAACGCTACGCGGGGAAGATCTCCCTCTACGCGGGCGCGGGGCCGTCGCTGCACACGCTGTCGCTGCTGGGGCAGGGACAGCTGGACCCGGCGTCGCTCTTCGAGCTGATGGGCACCACGGGCGAGAACCTGGCCACCAAGGCGTCCTTCAAGCTGAAGCTGCGGGGCGAGAGCCTCGCCGTGTACACCGCGTGCTCCACGGGCCTGGTGGCCGTGCACATGGCCTGTCAGAGCCTGCTGCTGCGCCAGTCCGACATGGCCATCGCCGGGGCCGCGCGGCTGTCGCTGCCGCAGCGCTCGGGATACCTCTTCCAGGACGGGATGATTCTGTCCCCGGACGGGCACTGCCGCGCCTTCGACGCGAAGGCGGCGGGCACGGTGCCGGGCAACGGCGTGACGGCGGTGGTGCTCAAGCCGCTGGAAGACGCGCTGCGCGACGGGGACCACGTGTACGCCGTCATTCGCGGGTCGGCGCTGAACAACGACGGTGGCCTGAAGGTGGGCTACACGGCGCCCAGCGTGGAGGGACAGGCGGACGTCATCGGCGAGGCGCTGGCGTACGCGGGGCTGGAGGCGGGGGACATCGGCTATGTGGAGGCGCACGGCACGGGCACCGCGCTGGGCGACCCGATTGAGGTGGCGGCGCTCACGCGGGCGTACCGGAAGCAGACGGACCGGAAGGGCTACTGCGGCCTCGGCTCGGTGAAGACGAACATCGGCCACCTGGACACGGCGGCGGGCCTGGCCGGGCTCATGAAGGCGGCGCTGGCGCTCCACCATGAAGAGCTGCCGCCCAGCCTCAACTTCGAGCGGCCCAACCCCGCCATCGACTTCGCCAACAGCCCCTTCTTCGTCGTGAGTGAGCGACGGCCGTGGCCGCGCGGAGAGGTGCCCCGGCGCGCGGGTGTCAGCTCGTTCGGCATTGGCGGCACCAACGCGCACGCGGTGCTGGAGGAGGCGCCGCTGCCCCCTCCGCCCGCGCCGAGTGCCCGGCCCACGCAGGTGGTGACGCTGTCCGCGCGCACGGCGACGGCGCTGGCTGCGACGGCGAGGCAGTTGGCGGACTGGCTGGAGGCCGCGTCGGCGGACGTGGCGCTGGCGGATGTGGCCTTCACTCGCAACGCCGGGCGACGGGCCTTCGAGCACCGGCGCGCGGTGGTGGCGAAGGACCGGGCGGAGCTGCTGGCCCGCCTGCGCGCGCCGGGCAAGCCGCAGGTGCTGGAAGACGTCGCGGCGGCGCGCGAGCGGCGCGTGGCCTTCCTGCTGCCGGGGCAGGGCGCGCAGTCGGTGGGCATGGGGCGCGAGCTGTACGCGGCGGAGCCTGCGTTCCGCGAGGCGCTGGACGCGTGCCTGACGGGGCTGGGCTCGCAGCTGGAGACGGCGGTGCGCGCGGTGCTGCTGCCCGCGCCGGGTACCGAGGCGGCGGCACGCGAGACGCTGGCAGACCCGCGCTTCGCGCTGCCCGCGCTGTTCTCCGTGGAGTACGCGCTGGCGCGGCTCTGGGAGTCGTATGGCGTGAAGCCCTACGCGCTGCTGGGGCACAGCTTCGGTGAGTACACGGCGGCGTGCCTCGCGGGGGTGATGCCGCTGGAGGACGCGCTGGCGCTGGTGACGGCGCGCGGGCGGCTGATGTCGCGGCTGCCTCCGGGGAGCATGACGGCGGTGGGCGGTGCGGAGGAGGTGGTTCGCCCGCTGCTGACCGGTGGACTGGCGCTGGCGGCGGTGAACGGGGAGGAGCGGTGCGTGGTGTCCGGGCCCACGCCGGAGGTGGAGGCGATGGAGCGCGAGCTGGTGTCGCGGGGCGTCGGCGTGCTGCGGCTGCCGGCGGTGCACGCGTTCCACTCGGTGGCGGTGGAGCCGTTGATGGAGGAGCTGAAGCGGGTGGTGTCGGGCCTGCGGCTGTCTCCGCCCCAGGTGCCTTACGTGTCGAGCGTCACTGGCACGTGGATTCGCGCGGAAGAGGCGACGGACCCGGCGTACTGGGCGCGGCAGATGCGAGCGCCGGTGCGCTTCGGTGACGGGCTGGAGGCGCTGAAGGCGGACGGCTGCACCGTGTTCCTGGAGGTGGGGCCGGACCAGGCGCTCACCGCGCTGGCCCGGCTGGGGCTGCGCGGGCATGGAGGACGCGCGGTGGCGTCGCTGCCTCGCGCGGGTGCGAAGGCGGGCGAGCACGCGGCGCTGAGCGAGGCGCTCGGCGCGCTGTGGGAGCAGGGGTTGGACGTGCGCTGGCAGGACGTCTACGCGCACGAGGAGCGCCGCCGCCTGTCGCTGCCCACGTACCCCTTCGAACGCCAGCACTTCGGCGTGGAGCTGCCCAAGGCCGTTTCAGCCCAGGTCGCCAACACGGTTCCTGCGACTGCGCTCCTCGTGGAGGAGCAGCGTTCCGCCGTTCCGGCAGCAGCGGTGGAGCTGCCAGCGGACAAGGCCGGGCCTCGCACGGACGTGGAACGCAAGGTGCTGGACATCTGGCGCGAGCGGCTGGGACGCGCGGACTTCGGCATCCACGACGACTTCCTGGAGCTGGGGGGCAACTCGCTCATGGCGGCGCAGATGCTGACGCGCCTGCGCGAGGCCTTCCCCGTCCAGCTCCCGCTGAGTGACTTGTTCGAAGCGCCGACGGTGGCGGGCGTCGCGGCGCGCATCCAGGCGCGGCTGGGCACGGATGGAGCGGAGGGGACGGAGACGGCGCTGCCTCCACTGGTGCGCATTCCCCGTCAGGGGGTGCTGCCGCTGTCGGTGGTGCAGGAGCGCGTCGTCGCGCTGGAGCAGGCGCTGCCGGGCAACCCGGCGCTGAACATGTCCATGGTGCTGCGGATGCGCGGCACGCTGGACGTGGCCGTGCTGGAGCGGAGCCTGGAGGCGGTGACGCGGCGTCACGAGTCGTTGCGCACGTCGTACCCCCGCGTGGAAGGGCGGACGGTGCTCCGCGTCGCTCCGGAGCTGAAGCTGCCCCTCACCGCGGAGCCCGTGGCGGGGGCCACGCCGGAGGCGCGCGAGGCCGAGTGGCGCAGGCAGGTCCACGCGGAGACGGCGCGACCGCTCGACATCGAGCGCGGGCCGGTGGTGCGTGCGCGGCTGCTGCGGCCCGAGGTGGACGAGCACCTGCTCGTCGTCACGGTGCACCATGTGGTGTGTGACACGTGGTCGCTGGTGGTGCTGGGCCGGGAGCTGGGGGCACTCTACGGAGCCTTCCAGCAGGGCCAGCCCTCGCCCCTGCCCGAGCTGCCGGTGCAGTACGTGGACTACGCGGCCTGGCAGCGGAAGGCGCTGGAGGTGGGCGCGTTCGCCTCGCAGATGGCTGCCTGGCGCGAGCGGCTGGTGTCGCTGCCCGGAGCGCTGGACCTGCCGGTGGACCGCCCTCGCGGGGACGGTCCCGCGCTGAGCTCGCTCCGCCGGAACGTGGGCTTCTCGCGGGCCATGACGGGCGCGGTGCACGCGCTGGCGCAGCGCGAGGGTGTCACCGCGTACATGGTGATGCTGGCCTCGTGGAAGGCGCTGCTGGCGCGCTGGGCGGGGCGGGATGACGTGGTGGTGGGCACGCCCATCGGCAACCGGAGCCGCCCGGAGCTGGAGCCCGTCATGGGCTACGTGGCGCACGCGGTGCCGCTGCGCACGGACCTGTCCGGGGACCCGAGCTTCCGCGAGCTGCTCGGGCGCGTGCGGGACGTCATGCTGGAGGCGTACGCCCACCCGGACGTGCCCTATGAGCACCTGGTGCGGGAAGTGGAGCCCGCGAAGGACACGGGCCGCGAGCGCGTGTTCGACACGCTGTTCGTGCTGCACAGCCGCTTCGAGGCCCACCTGGACCTGCCGGGCCTGCGGATGAGCGTGGTGGAGGTGCACGACGGGCCGGCACAGTTCGGCGGCGTGCTGTCGTCCCTCTCCGTGTCCATGGGCGAGGGCGAGGACGGCTTCGCCGGCACGCTGGACTACGCGGAGGAGCGCTTCGCCCCGGAGACGATGGAGCGGTTGATGGCGCACTGGGAGGCGCTGCTCTCCGCTGCCGTGGCGGACCCGGACCTGCGCCTGTCCGCGCTGCCGCTGGAGGCCGGGGCCGCGCGAGCCGCCACCGTGCCGACGGTGGAGTCTCCGCTGCTGCCGGCCGCCTCGCAGCTGGAGGCGCGCGCCGGGAAGGATGCCGGCGCCGTCGTGCTCAGCGTGGGCGCGCAGGGTGTCACCTGGGGTGAGCTGCGCGAGAAGGCGCGGCGGCTCGCGGTGGAGCTGGTGGCCCGGGGCGTGGGCCCCGAGGTGCTGGTGGCCGTGTGCCTGGAGCCCTCCGTGGAGCGCGTGGCGGCGCTCTGGGCGGTGCTGGAGGCGGGCGGCGCGTACGTGCTGCTGTCCGTGCCCCAGCTTCGCGAGCTGGCTGCGCTCGCGCCCGAGGGGGGAGCGCCGCCGCTGCTGCTGACCCACGAGCGCGTGCAGACGAGCGTGACGCTCGACGCGTCGCGCGTGCTGCGCGTGGACACGCTGCTCGCGGAAGGGACGGTGCCCGCGTCCCCCGTGCGAAGCCCACCGGTGAATGTGTCGGCGGAGACGATGGTGTGCCTGGAGTCGCTCGTGAGTCCTTCGGGCGACAGGCTCCGTGCCGTCCACACGCACCGCACGGTGGCGGACCTGTTCCGCCGCCTGGACGCGGAGGGCGACACGGCGGGCGGCGCGTGGCTGGCGGTGGAGGAGCCGCACACGCCGGGCTCCGGCCTGGAGCTGCTGTGGGCCCTGACGCGGGGCCTGCGCGTGGTGCTGCCGCCCGAGCGGGCCCGCTTCAACGTGCTCGCGGCCGGCAACGGGCTGTCCCGCCGGGGGCCCGACTTCAGCCTGTCCTTCTTCGCCAACGACGAGGACTCGCTGGGCGGGCGCAAGTACCGCCTGCTGCTGGAGGCGGCGAAGTTCGCGGATGCGAATGGCTTCTCCGCGGTGTGGACGCCGGAGCGGCACTTCCACGCCTTCGGTGGCCTGTACCCGAGGCCGGCGGTGGTGGGCGCGGGCGTGGCCACGGTGACGGAGCGCGTGGGCATCCGCGCCGGAAGCGTCGTGCTGCCGCTGCATGACCCCGTCCTCGTCGCGGAGGAGTGGGCCGTGCTGGACAACCTGTCCGACGGCCGCGTGGGCGTGTCGTTCGCCTCGGGCTGGCATGCCAATGACTTCGTCTTCGCGCCGGACCGGTACGCGCGCCGCAAGGAGGTCATGCTCCGCGGGGTGCAGGAGGTGCGCACGCTTTGGCGCGGGGGCTCCGTGCTGCGCAAGAACGGCGCGGGCGATGAGATAGAGGTGTCCCTCCGCCCACGTCCCGTGCAGAAGGAGCTGCCTGTCTGGCTCACCGCCGCGGGCAGCCCGGAGACGTTCCGGCTCGCGGGTGAGATGGGCGCGTACGTGCTCACCAACCTGATGGGCCAGAACCTGGAGGACCTGGCGGGGAAGGTGGCGCTGTACCGCGAGGCCTGGCGGCAGCACGGGCACGCGGGCCGGGGCCACGTGAGCCTCATGATGCACGCGTACCTGGGCGCGGACCCGGCCGAGGTGCGCCAGCGCGTGCGCCAGCCGCTGCTCAACTACTTCCGCAGCTCGGTGGACATCCTCGCGGGCTTCATCGCCAGCCAGGGCCTGAAGATGGACCCGCGCTCGCTGACGCCCGCGGACGTGGACACCCTGCTGGACCACGGCGTGGAGCGCTACGTGGAGGACGGCGGCCTCTTCGGCACGCCCGACTCCTGCGGCCCCGTGGTGGAGAAGGTGCGCGGGCTCGACGTGGATGAGGTCGCCTGCCTCATCGACTTCGGCGTGGAGGTGGAGGCCACCCTGGAGGGCCTGCGTCACCTGGACACGCTGCGCGGCCGGTACTCGCCGGAGGCCGGTGCGCCAGTGCCCGTCCCCATGCTCCAGGAGGGACCGGGCGCGGCGGAGGCGCTGCTGGCGCTGGTGCGCGAGGCGGGTGTCACGCACCTGCACTGCACCGTGGCGGCGGCGCACGCCTTGTCGGCGCTGCCCGAGGCCACCGAGGCGCTGCGCCCCGTGCGGCGCATGTGGCTGGAGGGGGCGACCACCGACGCGGCGGCCTCGCTGGCGCGCGCCGTGTCGTCCGAGGTCCTCCGCCGTGACGCGGGGCTCGGGCTCGGTGCCTGGCTCCCGCTCGCCGGAGAGCTGCACGCGCCCTGGGAGGTGGTGGACACGCGGGGCCGGCCGGTGCCCCCGGGCGTGGTGGGCGAGCTGGCCGTGGCTGGCGCGGGCGTGCCGCGCGGCTTCTGGAATGCGCCCGGCTCCAGCGCGCTCCGGGTGCTTCCGGCCTCGGAGTCAGGGGCGCGCAGGCTGGCGACGGGCCGCCGCGCCCGGCGGCGCCTGGATGGCTCGCTGGAGCTGCTCGGCGCAGTGCCCGCGCCGTCGCGCCGTCCGAAGCCCCCGAAGGTGGCCACGGTGCCCGCGGCGAAGAAGCCCGAGGGCCCTCCGCCCATTCCCCGCGTCCCGCGCGACGGGCCGCTGCCGCTGTCCTTCGCACAGCAGCGGCTCTGGTACCTGGACAACCTGGAGCCGGGGAACGTCGCCTACAACAACGCCGTCATGCTCATCATGAGCGGCGCGTTGGACCGGGCCTCGCTGGAGCGCGCCCTCAACGAGGTGGTGCGCCGCCATGAAGTCCTCCGGACCACCTTCGCCATGGCCGACTCGGGCTCGGTGCAGGTCATCCTGCCCTCGCTGGAGGTGCCCATCCTCCCGTCCGTGGCGGAAGGCGCCAGCGAGGATGCGGTCGATGCCTGGGCGCGGGAAGAGGCCCGCCGCCCGTTCGACCTGCAAACGGGGCCGCTGATTCGCGCGAGGCTGATGCGCGTCCGGGACACCGAGCACGTCCTGCTGCTCGTGCTGCACCACATCGTCTCGGACGGCTGGTCCGCGGGGGTGATGATGCACGAGCTGGCGCGGCTCTATGAGGCCTTCATCCAGGGCCGGCCGTCTCCGCTGCCGGCGCTGCCCGTGCAGTACGCGGACTACTCGGTCTGGCAGCAGGCGTGGATGCACGGCCCCGAGCTGAAGGCCGAGCAGGACTGGTGGCGCGACGTGCTCGCGGACGTGCCGGTGCTGCGGCTGCCCACGGACCGGCCCCGGTCACCAGTGCAGACGTACCCGGGGGCGCGGCTGCCCCTGACCGTACCGAAGAAGCTGGCGGAGGCCCTCGGCGCCATGGGCCGGCGCGAGGGGGCCACGCCCTTCATGGTGCTGATGGCGGCATGGCAGTCCCTCCTGCATGCACACTCCGGGCAGGAGGACTTCGCGGTGGGCACGCCCGTGGCGGGCCGCAACCGCCCCGAAGTCGAGCCGCTCATCGGCTGCTTCATCAACACCATTGCCCTGCGCGCCGACCTGTCGGGCGACCCCACCTTCACCGAGCTGCTCGGGCGGGTGCGCCGCGCGGCGCTGGGTGGCTTCGCGCACCAGGACGTGCCCTTCGAGAAGCTGGTGGAGGCGCTGCGCGTGGAGCGCGACCTCAGCCATACGCCCATCTTCCAGACGATGCTGACGATGCACAACACGCCCGCGCCCGAGCTGGCGCTGGCAGACGTGCGCATCCGCAGCCGCCTGGCGCCCACGGTCGCCACCAAGGTGGAGCTCACGTTGGACCTCGTGGAGTCGCGCGAGGGCCTGACGGGCTTTATCGAGTACAACACGGACCTCTTCGACGCGGACACCGCCTCCCGCCTGGGGGGGCACCTGCTCCGGCTGCTGGAGGACGTGGCCGTCGCGCCGGAGCGGCGGCTGTCCCAGCTCTTCGTCCTGTCCGAGGCCGAGCGCGAGCGGCTGCTCGTCACCTGGAACGACACGCGCACGGACTTCCCGGACACGGCCACCGTGCATGGCCTCTTCCAGGAGCAGGTCGAGCGGACTCCGGACGCGCTGGCCGTGTCGATGGGTGACAGGCGGCTCACGTTCCGGGAGCTGGACGCGCGCGCCAACCAGCTCGCGCACCACCTGCACGGCCTGGGCGTGAGACGGGGGACGCTGGTGGGCCTGTGCTTCCACCGCTCCGCGGACATGGTGGTGGCCCTGTGGGCCGTCCTGAAGGCAGGCGGCGTGTACGTGCCCATCGACCCGGCCTGGCCCGCGTCGCGCGTGACCTTCCTCCTGGAGGACACCGGCGTGCCGGTGCTGCTCACGGAGGAGGCGCTGGCGGACACGTTGCCCGTGTCCGCGCAGTACCTGCTGTGCCTGGACACCGAGTGGGAGCGCACCGCGGGCCGTGAGCCCGTGACGCCGCCCGAGCCCCGCGCCACGGCGGACGACCTCGCGTACCTCATCTACACGTCCGGCAGCACCGGGCGCCCCAAGGGCGTCATGGTGGAGCACCGGGGCGTGGTGAACTACTTGTGCTGGGCGCTGCGCGCCTATGACATCGCTGGCGGCGGTGGCTCGCCCGTGCACTCGCCGCTGTCGTTCGACCTGACGGTCACCAGCCTCATCGCCCCGCTGGTGGCGGGCCGGCCGGTGGTGCTGGTGCGGGAGGAGGCGGGCGTCGAAGGCCTGGGCGAGGCGCTCCGCTCGGGCAGGGACTTCAGCCTGGTGAAGCTGACGCCCTCGCACCTGAAGATGCTGGCGCAGCAGCTCCGTCCCGAGGAGGCGGCGGGGCGCACGCGCGCCTTCGTCATCGGTGGCGAGGCGCTGACGGCCGAGGACGTGGCCTTCTGGCGCGAGCATGCGCCGGCCACACGGCTCATCAACGAGTACGGCCCCACGGAGACGGTGGTGGGCTGCTGCGTGTACACGGTGGACGCGGCGGACGCGGCGCGCGGCCCGGTGGCCATCGGCCGTCCCATCGCCAACACGCGCCTGTACGTGCTGGACGCGCACCTGCGGCTGGTGCCCGTGGGCGTGCCGGGCGAGCTGTACATCGGTGGCACGGGCGTGACGCGCGGCTACTGGCGCCGGCCGGAGCTGACGGCGGAGCGCTTCATCCCGGACGCCTTCAGCACCGAGCCTGGGGCGCGCCTGTACCGCACCGGAGACCGGGTGCGCTGGCTCGCGGATGGGCGGCTGGAGTACCTGGGCCGCACGGACTTCCAGGTGAAGGTGCGGGGCTACCGCATCGAGCTGGGGGAAATCGAAGCCGTGCTGCGAGCGCATCCGCTGGTGGGGGATGCGGTGGCGGTGGTGCGCGAGGACGGCCCCTCGGGGGCGAGGCTCGTGGCCTATGTGGTGCCTCGGGACGGGGAGGACTCCGCCGCGAAGCCCGACGTCGCGGCGCTGCGCGCGTTCCTGGGCGAGCGGCTGCCCGCGTACATGGTGCCAGCCACCTGCGTGACGCTGGCCGCCCTGCCGCGCACCCGGAACGGCAAGGTGGACGTCCGCGCGATCCCCGCGCTGGAGCGTCAGGCCCTGGAGAACCAGAACGCTCCGCCGGTGGCCCCGCGTACGGAGGTGGAGGAGCGGCTCGCGGCGCTGTGGCGCGAGGTGCTCAACGTGGAGCGCGTCGGCATCCACGACGACTTCTTCGAGCTGGGCGGGGACTCCATCCTCAGCCTGCAAATTGTCACCCGGGCCCGGGCGGTCGGCATCGAGCTGTCGCCGAAGCAGCTCTTCCAGCACCCCACGGTGGCCAGGCTGGCCGCCGTGGCCGGCACGAGGCTCGCCGTTCAGGCTGAGCAGGGGCCCGTCGTCGGGCCGGTGGCGCTCACGCCGATTCAACGCTGGTTCTTCGAGCTGGACGTGGAGGCGCCGCAGCACTGGAACATGACGCTGCTGCTCGAGGTGAAGATGGCGCTGGACGCGGCGCTGCTGGAGCGGGCGCTGGCGCACGTGCTGGAGCACCACGACGCGCTCCGGCTGCGCTTCGCTCGCGCGGAGGACGGCTGGCATCAGACCTCCGTGGCTCCGGGTGAGCCGGTGACGGTGGAGCGCGTGGACCTGTCCACGGTGGCGGACGACGCCTGGGCGGCGGAGCTGGAGCAACAGGTGGAGGTGCTCCATCAGACCCTGCGGCTGGATGGCCCGCTCGTGAAGGCGGCGCTCCTGGACGCGGGCGCGGGGCGGCCGGCGCGGCTGATGCTGGCCGTGCACCACCTGGTGGTGGACGCGGTGTCGTGGCGCATCCTGCTGGAGGACCTGGCGGCGGCGTACGCCCAGCTCGCGACGGGGACGGCGGTGCGGCTGCCGCCGAAGACGACGTCCTTCCAGGCGTGGGCGAGCGGGCTGGAGACGCTGGCGCGCTCGGAGAAGCTGGCGGCGGAGCGGACGTGGTGGCTGGAGCGGCCGTGGAGCGAGGCCGCGCGGCTGCCGGTGGACTTCGCCGACGGCGTCAACACGGAGGCCACCTCGCGCACGGTGCGCGTGGCGCTGGACGCGGACGAGACGAAGGCGCTGCTGCACGACGTGCCGAAGGCGTGGCACACGCAGCCACCGGACCCGCTGCTCACCGCGCTGGCACAGGCGCTGGCGAAGTGGACGGGGCGGAGCGCCGCGCTGGTGAACGTGGAGGGCCACGGCCGCGAGGAGGTGCTCCCGGGCGTGGACGTGTCCCGCACGGTGGGCTGGTTCACGCGCATCTTCCCGGCGCTGCTGGACCTTCGGGGCGCGCACAGCCCCGGGGACGCGCTGCGCAGGGTGAAGGAGGGGCTGCGCGCGGTGCCGTCGCAGGGCATGGGCTGGGGCCTGCTGCGGTACGTGGCCCGGGACGCGTCGCTGGCGGCGCTCCCCCCGGCGGAGGTCGGCTTCAACCACCTGGGACAGGTGGATGGAACCGTCGGAGCGGGGGCGCCCTTCACGCTCGCGCCCGAGGGCGAAACGCTCCGGCAGCGGGCGGGCAGTGCCCGCCGTCCGCACCTCCTGGAGGTGACGAGCGTGGTGCGGGACGGCCGGCTGGAGGTGACGTGGTCCTTCAGCGAGGCGCTGCACCGGCGTGAGACGGTGGTGGGCGTGGCGGAGGACTTCCTCGCGCGCCTGAAGGCCCTGGTGGTGGCGTCGCGGGCGCCGGAGGCGGGCGGACACTCTCCGTCCGACTTCCCGCTGGCGAAGGTGAAGCAGACGCAGCTCGACAAGCTGTCCGCACGGTTCGGGAAGAAGACGCGATGA